A single region of the Gracilibacillus caseinilyticus genome encodes:
- a CDS encoding pyridoxal phosphate-dependent aminotransferase, whose amino-acid sequence MINFEYSDALQRLPEQFFVKLVKTTQALVKQGHDVINLGQGNPDMPTPDFIVEALQKASTNPLYHKYSPFQGYPFLKQAIADFYQREYQVDVDPETEIAIMFGSKTGLVEINQCLLNPHDKVLVPDPGYPDYMSGVALSNAEAVHMPLREENEFLPDYEEIAEQDLEEAKLMFLNYPNNPTAATATKDFFDETIEMAEKYEICVVHDFAYGAIGFDEKPQSFLQSPGAKNVGVEMYTLSKTYNMAGWRVAFAVGNPSVISALELIHDHYYVSIFGAIQAATKAALDNGQESIRSLNRVYGERRDAFLEEAANIGWHGGSASGSFFVWMPVADGHSSESFAKLLLEKTHVVVAPGNGFGDEGEGYVRIGLLEKPERLREACKRIDKLGLF is encoded by the coding sequence ATGATAAATTTTGAATACTCAGATGCTTTGCAGAGATTACCGGAACAATTTTTTGTGAAATTAGTCAAGACGACACAAGCTCTTGTCAAGCAGGGGCATGATGTCATCAATTTAGGGCAAGGTAATCCCGATATGCCTACACCAGACTTTATTGTAGAGGCATTACAAAAAGCAAGCACGAATCCTTTGTATCATAAATACTCCCCATTTCAAGGCTATCCTTTTTTAAAGCAGGCGATTGCTGATTTCTATCAACGAGAATATCAGGTAGATGTTGATCCAGAAACAGAAATAGCAATCATGTTCGGTTCGAAAACAGGCTTAGTAGAAATTAATCAGTGTCTGCTTAATCCGCATGATAAAGTGCTTGTTCCCGATCCTGGCTATCCGGATTACATGTCCGGGGTCGCGTTGTCAAATGCCGAGGCCGTACACATGCCGTTGCGAGAGGAGAATGAATTTTTACCAGACTATGAGGAGATTGCAGAGCAGGATTTAGAGGAAGCGAAGTTAATGTTTCTGAATTATCCAAATAATCCAACTGCTGCTACAGCAACAAAGGACTTCTTTGATGAGACGATCGAAATGGCCGAAAAATACGAAATTTGTGTCGTTCATGATTTTGCCTATGGAGCAATCGGTTTTGATGAAAAGCCGCAAAGTTTTTTGCAGTCTCCAGGGGCTAAAAATGTCGGTGTGGAAATGTATACGTTATCGAAGACGTATAATATGGCAGGATGGCGTGTCGCTTTTGCTGTAGGGAATCCATCGGTTATCAGTGCGCTGGAACTGATACACGACCATTACTATGTCAGTATCTTTGGGGCGATTCAAGCTGCTACTAAAGCGGCACTGGATAACGGGCAAGAGTCGATCCGGTCATTAAATCGAGTATATGGCGAACGCCGCGATGCTTTTTTGGAAGAAGCGGCCAATATCGGTTGGCACGGAGGGAGTGCTAGTGGTTCTTTCTTTGTCTGGATGCCGGTAGCAGATGGGCATTCCTCTGAATCATTTGCAAAGCTGTTACTAGAAAAAACGCATGTAGTCGTTGCCCCTGGAAATGGTTTTGGAGATGAAGGGGAAGGCTATGTCCGTATTGGATTATTAGAAAAACCTGAACGGTTACGCGAAGCATGTAAACGAATTGATAAGCTGGGATTGTT
- a CDS encoding carbon-nitrogen family hydrolase, with product MEYAIYQMDVIVANPQANREKIKQWFETDVTSTNIDTVVLPEMWNTGYALDRLESIADDDGAVTIPFLSDLAKKYQVNVIGGSIANRKQDGIYNTSFVFNRLGELVHQYDKIHLVPMLDEPKYLKGGCDKGEFFELDGVKMGIVICYDLRFPELIRSLVLQGAEVIHVVAQWPASRRTHWHYLQFARAIENQCYMIAANASGRCDGTDFAGESLVISPSGEAIATGPARQEATIQAEIMLEDVRKIRNEIPVFTSRVPYLYGE from the coding sequence ATGGAATATGCAATTTACCAGATGGACGTAATTGTTGCGAACCCTCAAGCAAATCGTGAGAAGATTAAACAGTGGTTCGAAACAGACGTGACAAGTACAAACATTGACACAGTTGTTTTACCAGAAATGTGGAATACCGGATATGCATTGGATCGATTAGAGTCTATAGCAGATGATGATGGAGCAGTCACCATTCCCTTTCTTTCAGACCTGGCAAAGAAATACCAGGTCAATGTAATAGGCGGATCAATCGCTAATCGTAAACAGGACGGAATATATAACACGAGTTTTGTTTTTAATCGCCTAGGGGAACTTGTGCACCAATACGATAAAATTCATTTAGTGCCGATGCTGGATGAACCGAAATATTTAAAGGGCGGTTGTGACAAAGGGGAATTCTTTGAGCTGGATGGTGTGAAGATGGGGATCGTCATCTGTTATGATTTACGATTTCCAGAATTAATAAGATCTTTGGTATTGCAAGGAGCGGAGGTGATTCATGTAGTTGCGCAATGGCCAGCATCCAGACGAACCCACTGGCACTACTTACAGTTTGCACGGGCAATTGAAAACCAGTGCTATATGATAGCAGCTAATGCCAGTGGAAGATGTGATGGCACTGATTTCGCCGGAGAGTCCCTTGTAATCAGTCCATCCGGTGAAGCTATTGCTACAGGTCCCGCCCGACAAGAGGCGACTATTCAAGCGGAGATAATGCTTGAGGATGTTCGAAAGATCCGTAACGAAATACCTGTTTTCACAAGCAGGGTACCTTATTTATATGGAGAGTGA
- a CDS encoding catalase, producing MDKKPKENHGKETMTNQQGHPVTDNQNVRTVGNRGPTTLENYDFIEKISHFDREKIPERIVHARGTGAYGYFQSYGTVNGEPISNYTRAKVFTNTETQTPVFLRFSTVVHGKHSPETLRDPRGFAIKFYTEDGNWDLVGNNLKIFFIRDPLKFPDMIHAFRPDPVTNVQNLERMFDFISESPEAMHMITFVFSPWGIPATYRHMQGSGVHTYKWVNHDGKAVLVKYHWEPVQGIKNLTQGEANKIQGENFNHATQDLYEAIENGDYPEWELYVQIMEDGEHPELDFDPLDATKLWYKDDYPWHKVGKLVLNRNPENFHAEVEQSAFGTGVLVDGLDFSDDKMLQGRTYSYSDTQRYRVGANYLQLPVNKPHKNVVTNQTGGMMDFRQDYGDFKNPHVDYEPSTIAGLKEAKNAGVEHEPHVEGRLQRQAISRENNFGQAGETYRRLNDWEKDDLINNLVSALLGCHKDIQDKMLDMFYKCDKEYGARVEKGLKSEVESKEEMMEDAMHDAEEMGHPSDPY from the coding sequence ATGGACAAAAAACCAAAAGAAAACCATGGTAAAGAAACGATGACTAACCAGCAGGGGCATCCGGTAACAGACAATCAAAATGTCCGTACTGTCGGAAATCGTGGACCAACCACACTTGAAAACTATGATTTCATTGAAAAAATCAGTCATTTCGATCGTGAAAAAATACCAGAACGGATTGTCCATGCTCGAGGGACGGGTGCTTACGGTTACTTTCAATCGTACGGTACAGTTAATGGCGAACCAATTTCCAATTATACTCGTGCCAAAGTGTTTACCAATACCGAAACCCAAACCCCTGTTTTCCTTCGCTTTTCTACGGTGGTGCACGGTAAGCATTCACCAGAGACATTACGCGATCCCAGAGGGTTTGCGATTAAATTTTACACTGAGGATGGTAACTGGGATCTTGTCGGGAACAACTTAAAGATCTTTTTTATCCGTGATCCGTTAAAGTTCCCGGACATGATTCATGCATTTCGACCAGATCCTGTAACCAATGTACAGAATCTTGAGCGTATGTTTGATTTTATCAGTGAGTCTCCTGAAGCAATGCACATGATCACCTTTGTCTTCTCTCCTTGGGGAATTCCGGCTACCTATCGACATATGCAGGGATCTGGTGTTCATACGTATAAATGGGTTAATCATGACGGGAAAGCAGTTCTGGTAAAATATCACTGGGAACCTGTCCAAGGTATTAAAAATCTTACCCAAGGGGAAGCCAACAAAATTCAGGGAGAGAATTTCAATCACGCAACACAAGATTTATATGAAGCGATTGAAAATGGCGATTATCCTGAATGGGAGCTTTATGTGCAGATAATGGAAGATGGTGAACATCCTGAATTGGATTTTGATCCATTAGACGCTACAAAGTTATGGTACAAAGATGATTATCCATGGCATAAGGTTGGGAAATTAGTATTAAACCGAAACCCGGAGAACTTTCATGCAGAAGTAGAACAATCTGCATTCGGTACAGGGGTTTTAGTCGATGGTCTTGATTTCTCCGACGATAAGATGTTACAAGGGAGAACATATTCCTATTCTGATACTCAACGTTACCGAGTAGGCGCAAACTATTTGCAATTACCGGTGAATAAACCTCACAAGAATGTGGTGACGAATCAGACTGGTGGAATGATGGACTTCAGACAGGACTATGGTGACTTTAAAAACCCTCATGTCGATTACGAACCATCTACCATTGCTGGCTTAAAAGAGGCCAAAAATGCAGGTGTAGAACATGAACCACATGTAGAAGGTCGTTTACAACGTCAGGCTATTTCCCGGGAAAATAATTTTGGACAAGCAGGCGAAACTTACCGCAGACTGAATGACTGGGAAAAAGATGACCTGATTAACAATTTAGTATCTGCCTTATTAGGCTGTCACAAGGATATCCAGGACAAAATGCTGGATATGTTCTATAAATGCGATAAGGAATACGGCGCTCGTGTCGAAAAAGGATTAAAATCAGAAGTGGAAAGCAAAGAAGAAATGATGGAAGATGCCATGCATGACGCGGAAGAAATGGGACATCCGTCCGATCCCTATTAA
- the hisA gene encoding phosphoribosylformimino-5-aminoimidazole carboxamide ribotide isomerase yields MEFRPCIDLHQGKVKQIVGATLNQEKEQVIENYVSTYNSSYYAAKFRDDQLTGGHVIMLGGGNKEAAIEALQAYPDGLQIGGGITADNALTFLNAGASHVIVTSYIFQDGELKMDRLRHLVDKIGKERLVIDLSCKKKDGKWFVVTDKWTKFSNIEITASTIKELEQYCDEFLIHAADVEGKRAGIAENLVSILADYVTIPTTYAGGVRSLEDLKLFEQLSKGRLHVTIGSSLDIFGGDLSYDRVVEYCKE; encoded by the coding sequence GTGGAATTTAGACCTTGTATTGATTTGCATCAGGGCAAAGTAAAACAAATTGTAGGTGCGACATTAAATCAGGAAAAGGAGCAAGTCATTGAAAATTATGTATCCACCTATAATAGTAGTTATTATGCTGCTAAATTTCGTGACGATCAGTTAACAGGTGGGCATGTTATTATGCTTGGTGGTGGCAATAAGGAAGCAGCCATCGAGGCACTTCAGGCATATCCAGATGGGTTGCAGATCGGTGGGGGTATTACGGCGGATAATGCTTTAACCTTTCTGAATGCTGGTGCTTCCCATGTTATTGTCACATCTTATATCTTTCAGGATGGCGAATTAAAAATGGATAGACTGCGTCACTTAGTAGATAAGATTGGCAAGGAACGTTTAGTGATTGATTTAAGCTGTAAAAAGAAGGATGGCAAATGGTTTGTCGTGACAGATAAATGGACGAAGTTTAGTAATATTGAAATCACGGCTTCTACAATAAAAGAGTTAGAACAGTATTGTGATGAATTTTTAATCCATGCAGCCGATGTGGAAGGCAAGCGAGCAGGCATAGCAGAAAACCTGGTTAGTATACTTGCTGACTATGTGACGATTCCAACGACATATGCAGGTGGTGTCCGTTCGCTTGAGGATTTAAAACTTTTTGAACAATTATCGAAAGGAAGACTGCATGTCACGATCGGTAGTTCGCTAGATATATTCGGTGGCGACTTATCCTATGATCGAGTCGTTGAATATTGTAAGGAATAG
- a CDS encoding NADH:flavin oxidoreductase/NADH oxidase codes for MKQLFSPIKIKNLDLKNRVVMPPMCQYSVTAEDGTPNDWHFAHYVSRAVGGTSLIIVEMTNVEPDGRISNNCLGLWSDAQIPAYKRIVDGVHAQGAKIAIQIAHAGRKAEDAEKPVAPSAIRFSEKYKEPRALSAAEVKDMVDKYKQAARRAVEAGFDSIELHGAHGYLIHQFHSRYTNKREDEYGELTRFGTEVIQAVKSEMPADMPLILRISATEFVEEGYTLEGGIEIAKVYKEAGVDIFDISAGGEGAIAPSRNPGSHAGYMLPFARAMREALDVPVMAVGNLETPRLADAVIGNQDADFVAVGRGMLRDPYWTIHAAHELGQDIKVPVQYERGFA; via the coding sequence ATGAAACAACTATTTAGCCCAATTAAAATAAAGAATTTAGATCTAAAAAATCGCGTTGTGATGCCTCCGATGTGTCAGTACTCTGTAACTGCGGAAGATGGCACACCGAATGATTGGCATTTTGCACACTATGTCAGCAGAGCGGTTGGAGGCACAAGTTTAATTATTGTGGAAATGACGAATGTTGAACCAGATGGACGAATTTCGAATAATTGTTTAGGATTATGGTCAGACGCACAAATTCCAGCATATAAACGCATTGTGGATGGTGTTCATGCACAGGGTGCAAAAATTGCGATTCAGATTGCGCATGCAGGGCGAAAAGCAGAAGACGCAGAGAAGCCTGTAGCACCATCTGCCATTCGTTTCAGTGAAAAATATAAAGAACCACGTGCACTATCTGCTGCGGAAGTAAAAGACATGGTCGACAAGTATAAGCAAGCAGCTCGTCGTGCAGTGGAAGCAGGCTTTGATTCCATCGAATTACATGGGGCACATGGCTATTTGATCCACCAATTTCATTCTCGTTATACAAATAAACGGGAGGACGAATATGGAGAGTTGACTCGTTTTGGTACAGAAGTGATTCAAGCAGTAAAAAGTGAAATGCCAGCAGATATGCCACTGATTCTTCGTATATCTGCCACTGAATTTGTGGAAGAAGGTTATACATTAGAAGGTGGAATCGAAATAGCTAAAGTATACAAAGAAGCTGGTGTTGATATTTTTGATATTAGCGCGGGCGGTGAAGGAGCGATTGCGCCTTCTCGTAACCCAGGCTCCCATGCAGGTTATATGCTTCCTTTTGCAAGAGCAATGCGTGAAGCGTTGGATGTACCCGTTATGGCTGTTGGTAATTTAGAAACTCCACGTCTGGCTGATGCAGTAATTGGAAACCAAGATGCCGATTTCGTTGCTGTCGGTCGAGGCATGCTTCGTGATCCGTATTGGACGATCCATGCCGCACATGAACTGGGTCAAGATATCAAAGTACCTGTTCAATATGAGCGAGGTTTTGCTTAA
- a CDS encoding phosphatase PAP2 family protein, producing MKNILKPTFLFLIAGFVLLFLTMSLFIELADDVLENEKFKIDHYFQEVLTYTANDTLYQWMTWITEAGSVPLIAISSVIVAVLLLIFTSNKWYSILFSLNMIGISLLTKVLKMVFQRNRPELIAAFDGTGYSFPSGHSTGAVAFYGFLIYLVWKLVTNRAVKWCIILLLGMLTIAIPYSRVVLGVHFFTDIMAGIALGLSWLIICIFTMEYMLWRAKKRQV from the coding sequence ATGAAGAATATTTTAAAACCAACCTTTCTTTTTTTGATAGCAGGATTCGTTCTTTTATTTCTGACAATGTCTTTGTTTATCGAACTAGCAGATGATGTATTAGAAAATGAAAAATTCAAAATCGATCACTATTTTCAAGAGGTGCTCACTTATACGGCAAATGATACCTTGTACCAGTGGATGACGTGGATAACAGAGGCTGGATCGGTACCCTTAATAGCAATTAGCTCTGTGATTGTAGCGGTATTGTTATTAATATTCACGAGTAATAAATGGTACAGTATTTTATTTAGCTTGAATATGATTGGGATCAGTTTATTAACAAAAGTGTTGAAAATGGTATTCCAGCGGAATCGACCAGAACTGATTGCGGCGTTTGATGGTACAGGCTATAGTTTTCCCAGTGGGCATTCGACTGGGGCTGTTGCATTTTACGGATTTCTGATTTATCTGGTCTGGAAACTTGTAACGAACCGAGCAGTGAAATGGTGTATTATCCTTTTGCTAGGGATGTTAACCATCGCTATTCCTTATAGTCGTGTTGTATTAGGTGTGCATTTCTTTACCGATATAATGGCAGGAATAGCTCTGGGGCTATCCTGGTTAATTATTTGTATTTTTACCATGGAATACATGCTATGGCGTGCAAAGAAACGGCAAGTTTAA
- a CDS encoding SurA N-terminal domain-containing protein, with the protein MKKSLLTLMLIIVSIIAVACGSEEDQSNQESSEASSGSSSNQTTEEQLVSEEEKVKNDKTVATINGTEINGVAYNQMYSTVKSTLQQSGQDTEDTDSLKEQTLTELINQELIRQDAVEQGIKVDDEQIQSQVDSLKDQYGDQFSTVLKSSGLTEETYKKQLKQNALSTKYMKSEFDIKVSDEEIQQYYDSLKEQSEKEIPALEQVKGRIEQMLFSQKQQEKKDQIQAKIDELKSNAKIEKLI; encoded by the coding sequence ATGAAAAAAAGCCTATTGACGTTGATGCTGATCATCGTATCAATCATAGCCGTCGCTTGTGGAAGTGAAGAAGATCAATCCAATCAAGAATCATCTGAAGCTTCATCCGGTTCATCATCTAATCAAACAACGGAAGAGCAGCTTGTCAGTGAAGAAGAAAAAGTAAAAAATGATAAAACCGTAGCAACCATTAATGGAACAGAAATCAATGGTGTAGCTTACAATCAAATGTATTCAACAGTTAAAAGCACCTTGCAACAATCTGGACAAGATACAGAAGATACGGATTCACTAAAAGAACAAACTTTAACAGAATTAATTAACCAGGAATTAATCAGACAAGATGCAGTTGAACAAGGTATTAAAGTCGATGATGAACAAATCCAAAGCCAGGTTGACTCATTAAAAGATCAATACGGGGATCAATTCTCCACTGTATTGAAATCAAGCGGCTTAACAGAAGAAACATATAAAAAACAATTAAAACAAAATGCACTCTCAACGAAGTATATGAAATCAGAGTTTGATATCAAGGTTTCAGATGAAGAAATTCAACAATATTATGATTCCCTAAAAGAACAATCTGAGAAAGAAATTCCTGCTTTAGAACAAGTCAAAGGCCGAATCGAACAAATGCTATTTTCACAAAAACAGCAGGAGAAAAAGGATCAAATCCAAGCAAAAATCGATGAGTTAAAGAGTAACGCAAAGATTGAAAAACTAATTTAA
- a CDS encoding transglutaminase-like domain-containing protein has translation MELISESDKIQDYLEESKMVDFSNPLVKQVASSLFNASQTEIEKTKIAFLFMRDQINHVWDIQSRRVTCKASEVLRFKEGICYAKANLFAALLRCQGIPTGFCYQRLMLFDTFEKGYSLHALNAVYLQTLDKWIRLDARGNNDSVDAQFSLDEERLAFPVQKQFDEIDYPTIYVRPNQQTLDVLKHHSDMLEIYQNYLPEKL, from the coding sequence GTGGAACTTATTAGTGAATCTGATAAAATTCAGGATTATTTGGAGGAGTCCAAAATGGTAGACTTCTCAAATCCTCTCGTTAAACAAGTTGCTAGCAGTTTGTTCAATGCATCGCAAACAGAGATTGAAAAAACGAAGATAGCGTTCCTTTTCATGCGTGATCAAATCAACCACGTATGGGATATCCAAAGTAGAAGAGTAACATGTAAAGCATCGGAGGTTCTTCGATTTAAAGAAGGAATCTGTTATGCAAAAGCAAATCTTTTTGCTGCATTATTACGGTGTCAAGGTATTCCGACAGGTTTTTGTTATCAGCGATTAATGCTATTTGATACATTTGAAAAAGGCTATTCGCTGCATGCATTAAATGCAGTTTATTTACAGACGTTGGACAAATGGATCAGGTTAGATGCAAGAGGGAATAATGACAGTGTTGATGCACAATTCTCGCTCGATGAAGAGCGATTAGCATTCCCGGTTCAAAAGCAATTTGATGAAATCGATTATCCTACAATTTATGTAAGACCAAATCAACAAACTTTGGATGTTTTAAAGCATCATTCTGATATGTTAGAAATCTATCAGAATTATTTGCCGGAAAAGCTTTAA
- a CDS encoding SDR family oxidoreductase — translation MKTALITGAGSGFGLVTALELVKSGYHVIATMRTIHSQQTLIDKAAELKLTNRITILEMDVTNEKHIEQVTQYMKQNCLKLDLLVNNAGYSHGGFVSDLSTEAFEQQLNVNLHGVFRVTIAMLPFLEQADKANIINISSVSGMIGFPGLSSYCTSKFALEGFSESLRLELLQRNIYVSIIEPSSYQTAIWQKSLQTIDQERMQADPLKYSVFNYAKQSANTDQNPKEIADLIIKICNRSKPKLRYPIGKGAAAMFFAKRLLPWQLLEKIILKTLQK, via the coding sequence TTGAAAACGGCTTTAATTACAGGGGCTGGAAGTGGGTTCGGACTTGTGACAGCACTTGAACTGGTCAAAAGTGGCTATCATGTAATTGCGACGATGAGAACCATTCACTCCCAACAAACTTTAATCGATAAGGCAGCAGAATTAAAGTTAACTAATAGGATCACAATTTTAGAAATGGACGTCACAAATGAAAAGCATATTGAACAGGTCACACAGTATATGAAACAAAACTGTCTAAAGCTCGATTTACTTGTTAATAATGCTGGTTATTCGCATGGCGGATTTGTATCGGATCTATCGACTGAAGCTTTTGAACAGCAATTAAATGTGAACTTGCATGGGGTATTTCGTGTAACCATTGCAATGTTGCCGTTTCTGGAACAGGCAGATAAAGCGAACATCATTAATATTAGCAGTGTGAGTGGAATGATCGGATTTCCAGGGTTAAGTAGCTATTGTACATCTAAATTTGCGTTAGAAGGTTTTAGTGAAAGTTTAAGATTGGAATTATTACAGCGAAATATTTATGTATCTATTATCGAACCTTCTTCTTATCAGACGGCTATCTGGCAAAAGAGTTTGCAGACCATTGATCAAGAAAGAATGCAAGCTGATCCACTGAAATATTCAGTATTTAACTATGCGAAGCAATCAGCAAACACCGACCAGAACCCGAAAGAAATTGCAGATTTAATTATTAAAATTTGTAATCGTTCCAAGCCTAAGTTGCGTTATCCAATCGGTAAAGGAGCAGCTGCCATGTTCTTTGCTAAGCGCTTATTACCTTGGCAATTACTAGAAAAAATTATCTTAAAAACATTGCAAAAATAG
- a CDS encoding glycine betaine ABC transporter substrate-binding protein, with protein sequence MLKTWKSFGLIAVLGLVLVLAACGGGNGSEEESDNGSDESASVGNDQEVQLVYVNWDTEIASTHVVGEVLEDLGYEVELTSVENAAMWEAVANDEADGMVAAWLPLTHKSQFAEFGDQVEDLGTNLEGAKTGLVVPSYMDVESIEDLSDQADMTITGIEAGSGVVGATETVLEEYGNLSDWELQTSSSGAMTTALGDAIENEEEIVITGWSPHWMFSEYDLKYLEDPKGAYGEAENIKTMVRQGLKEDLPNVYKVLDQFNWTQEDINSVMVDVVVNGEDPDDAAEAWVEENQDKVDEWTKGVE encoded by the coding sequence ATGTTGAAAACATGGAAATCTTTTGGATTAATTGCTGTACTAGGTTTAGTGTTAGTTCTAGCTGCATGTGGCGGCGGAAACGGATCTGAAGAAGAAAGTGATAATGGTTCAGATGAGTCAGCTTCTGTGGGTAATGATCAAGAAGTACAATTAGTTTATGTTAACTGGGATACAGAAATTGCTTCCACACATGTTGTAGGTGAAGTATTAGAAGACTTAGGTTATGAAGTAGAATTAACATCAGTTGAAAATGCTGCGATGTGGGAAGCAGTAGCAAATGATGAAGCAGATGGTATGGTTGCTGCATGGTTACCACTTACTCATAAATCACAGTTCGCAGAATTCGGTGATCAAGTAGAAGATTTAGGAACAAACCTTGAAGGTGCAAAAACAGGTTTAGTTGTCCCATCTTATATGGATGTTGAGTCAATTGAAGATCTATCTGACCAAGCTGATATGACTATCACTGGTATTGAAGCAGGTTCTGGTGTAGTAGGAGCAACAGAAACAGTACTTGAAGAATACGGTAACTTAAGCGATTGGGAACTGCAAACTTCTTCAAGTGGTGCAATGACAACTGCTTTAGGTGACGCAATTGAAAATGAAGAAGAAATCGTTATTACTGGCTGGTCTCCACACTGGATGTTCTCTGAATATGATCTTAAATATTTAGAAGATCCTAAAGGTGCTTACGGTGAAGCAGAAAATATCAAAACAATGGTACGTCAGGGACTAAAAGAAGACTTACCAAATGTTTATAAAGTATTAGACCAGTTCAACTGGACACAAGAAGATATCAACTCTGTTATGGTTGATGTAGTCGTAAATGGTGAAGATCCAGATGACGCTGCAGAAGCATGGGTTGAAGAAAACCAAGACAAAGTAGACGAATGGACTAAAGGCGTTGAGTAA
- a CDS encoding ABC transporter permease: MLDFIGKIPLADWIDLATDWMQETFEFIFDPIKDDFGEFVESTADWLAEIPPIVIILLVAVVAFFVSGKKFGLAAFSIVGLWFVYNQELWEQLMATLTLVVFASLISIIIGIPAGIWMSKSVWAQRIITPILDFMQTMPAFVYLIPAVVFFGIGMVPGIFASVVFATPPVVRFTNLGIRQVSSELVEAADAFGTTGAQKLFKVELPMARKTMMAGVNQTIMLALSMVVIASMIGAPGLGDEVLTALQRSRGGPGFVAGLGIVILAIIIDRLSQNVNKK, encoded by the coding sequence ATGCTTGATTTTATCGGAAAAATCCCATTAGCCGATTGGATTGATCTAGCAACAGATTGGATGCAAGAGACGTTTGAATTTATCTTTGACCCTATTAAAGATGATTTTGGTGAGTTTGTGGAATCAACAGCTGATTGGTTAGCTGAAATTCCACCGATTGTCATTATTTTATTAGTTGCGGTAGTCGCATTTTTTGTTTCAGGTAAGAAGTTCGGTCTAGCTGCATTTTCAATTGTTGGACTTTGGTTCGTCTATAACCAGGAACTATGGGAACAATTGATGGCAACATTAACACTCGTTGTCTTCGCCAGTCTGATATCGATTATTATTGGTATTCCGGCGGGGATTTGGATGTCCAAAAGTGTATGGGCGCAGCGAATTATTACGCCAATTCTGGACTTTATGCAGACAATGCCTGCCTTTGTATACTTAATTCCTGCCGTTGTTTTCTTTGGTATCGGTATGGTACCTGGTATCTTTGCATCGGTAGTATTCGCAACACCACCAGTAGTACGTTTCACGAATCTTGGTATCCGACAAGTTTCTTCCGAATTAGTGGAAGCGGCAGATGCGTTTGGGACAACTGGTGCGCAGAAACTCTTTAAAGTAGAATTACCAATGGCAAGAAAAACGATGATGGCTGGTGTAAACCAAACGATCATGCTTGCCCTCTCAATGGTTGTTATCGCTTCTATGATCGGTGCACCCGGTCTTGGTGATGAAGTATTAACAGCGTTACAACGTTCACGAGGTGGTCCAGGTTTCGTTGCAGGTTTAGGAATTGTAATCCTAGCGATTATTATTGACCGACTATCTCAGAATGTGAACAAAAAATAA